The genomic region GTGATGAGAATAACCTAGGCGAAGGTCTAGAGGAAGGTTACTACATCAAGCCGACGCTTTTCAAAGGGCACAACAAGATGCGTATTTTCCAAGAAGAGATCTTCGGGCCAGTGCTTGCTGTAACAACTTTTAAAGACGTGGATGAAGCAATTGCTATTGCAAACGACACCATCTACGGATTAGGAGCCGGCGTTTGGACACGCGACGCCCATGAGCTTTATCAGGTACCGCGCGCAATCCAAGCTGGACGTGTATGGGTCAATCAATATCACTCCTACCCTGCAGGCGCACCATTTGGTGGCTACAAGCAGTCGGGTATTGGCCGCGAAAACCACAAAATGATGTTAGCACACTATCGTCAGGCGAAGAATATGCTGATTTCATACAGCAAAGAAAAATTAGGATTCTTTTAAAAGATCAAACATACAATCGGGTAAGGGGTTATTTAGGTAACCCCTTTCTTATACTATACGACATGATTTCAAGAATAGACGCAACAGACAAAGCCAAAGAGCTGATCAAGGAATTATCCGAAAAACACGGCCCATTAATGTTCTATCAAGCAGGAGGTTGCTGCGAAGGGACACAACCGCAATGCTTCGAAAAGGGCGGATTCTACCCTCGCATGAACGATGCGATGATCGGGCTGGTCGAAGGCTATGAATTCTGGATCGATAGAGATCTCTTCGAATATTGGCAATACTCCCACTTCACCCTCGACGTACTCGATGGCTTCGGACCGGGAGGCTTCTCCCTGGAAACTCCACTCGGAAAAACCTTCAAAATCCACTATAAACTGTTCTCGGAGGAAGAATTGAAGAATTTAGAACCGGTGGTTAGATACTAGTTTAGATATTAGACAGTAGATTTTAGACTTTAGAGCCGATCCAGTGGATTCTGGCGTCGTAAAACCGTACTGTACTTTTGTTTTTAATTAGCCCGTCTCACTTTTGTTATATATTGTTATCTTTAGCTGAAGGGAGAATGCATCTGATTCACTAAAAAGAGCTTTAAATTCTCTTATGTAACATAAACTAGCTAAAGCGTTGCATCTTACATCTAATGTCTAAAATCTAATATCTACTCCAACTATGCTTTTCAAGACTTTACCCCTAAAAAACATCTCCCTTTCCAATCGAATAGTCGTATCGCCGATGTGTCAGTATTCTGCGGAGGATGGCTATGCTAATAATTGGCACTTGGTACATCTGGGGCAGTATGCTATCGGGAAGTCGGGTGCTATTATCCAGGAAGCGACAGCGGTTAGTCCGGAGGGAATGATTTCCGATGGTGATCTAGGGATTTGGAAAGATGAGCATATTGCAAAATATAGGGAGATTACGGATTTCATCAAAGAGCAGGGCAGCATTCCGGGGATACAGCTAGCGCATGCAGGCAGAAAGGCCAGCACGGATAAGCCCTGGATCAGTAGAAATCAGTTTGCGCCCGACGATGAGCACGGCTGGCAGACTGTTTCATCCAGTGATATCCCCTATCATGAAAATGACTTTCCTCCGAAAGCTTTAAGTATAGTGGAGATTCAGCAGGTCGTGAAAGACTTTGCTGACGCTGCCGAACGCGCGGTACAGGCGGGTTATCAGATTCTCGAAATCCACGCTGCACATGGCTACTTGATCCATCAATTTCTATCGCCATTGATAAACAATCGTCAGGATGAATATGGCGGAAGCTTTGAAAACCGCATCCGTTTGCTTTTGGAAATTGTGGAAGCAGTTAAAAATACACTGGGCGATGAGCACTCGCTGTGGGTCAGGATCTCGGCGACAGATTGGGCCGAGGGCGGTTGGGACTTAGAACAGTCCACAGCATTGGCGAATCGATTAAAAGACGCTGGCGTGGAAGTTATCGATGTTTCTACCGGTGGAGCGGTACACTGGCAAAAGATCCCTGTAGAAGCAGGATATCAGGTTCCATTCGCGAGCCATATCAAAAAAGAAACCGGTCTAATCACCGGTTCGGTAGGACTTATCAACTCTGCTCAGCAAGCAAATCAAATTATTGAAGATGGACATGCTGACTTTGTACTTATCGCGAGAGCTTTCTTAAGAGATCCGCATCTCGTATATCAATGGGCTAAAGATTTATCTGTCGACTTAGCTTGGGCGCATCAATATGAGCGCGCAAAGATTGACTAATATAAAATTAATCCTTAACGTCTAGCCCTTCCAACACCGGGATAGGCTTTTTATTATCATCGAGCGCAACAAATGTAAAACGTCCCTGAATGGCCAGTTCTCGGCCGTCATGGTACATATTTTCTACATAGATCTCTACGAAAACCTTTAAGCTAGTGCGACCGATAGATTCAACCCTCGCAACAGCTTCAACGATGCTTCCTGAAGGGATAGCCTTATGAAAATCGATCTTATCCGTCGAAACGGTAACTAATTGTTTACGGCAAAAGCGGGTACCACACATAAAAGTAACCTCATCCATCATTGCCAATGCTTTTCCACCAAAAAGAGTGTCGTGGTGGTTCGTGTGGAAAGGAAACACAGTCATCGCAATGCGTGTTTCACTAGCGTCGATACGTTCTTGAACTGTCATTTTATTATTTGAGACCGCAAAGGTAGGGCTAATTTTCATTTTCAACAACTACGCCGATGCCCTTTAACAGCAAGGAAGCATTAAAAATAGTACATGGACCGTCCTTCAACTTATAGTCGAACAACATCTCTGAACCCTGAACCTGAATATCAAAATGGTAATTCTTTAAAGCATGTGGATAGTCTTTCGACATCTCCGCCAACTGCAAGTCATGCGTCGCCAACATCCCCTTACCATTTAAGCCTATCAGCTTTTTAATAATCGCTTTCGACCCCAAGTACTTATCGACCGAGTTTGTTCCACGTAGCATTTCATCAATCAAGAAATAACTCGCAGGAATCTGCTCCACGCGCTCCAAGATAAACTTCATCCGATCCAACTCCGCCTTGAAGGTTGATGTACTCTCGTTTAACGAATCTTTGATACGCATGTAGGTTACCAATTCATAAATCGGGATAGAAAACTCGCTAGCACAAACCACCGCCCCAGCATACGCCAAAACCGCATTTATCCCTACGGTACGCAAGAACGTACTTTTACCAGCCATGTTGGATCCCGTAATTAAAGCAATTTGATGATCATGAGCATCATAATCATTAGCAACCGCTTTATTCACATCGATCAACGGGTGATTTACATCCTTTGCATGCAGTTTATCC from Sphingobacterium sp. BN32 harbors:
- a CDS encoding DUF779 domain-containing protein; the protein is MISRIDATDKAKELIKELSEKHGPLMFYQAGGCCEGTQPQCFEKGGFYPRMNDAMIGLVEGYEFWIDRDLFEYWQYSHFTLDVLDGFGPGGFSLETPLGKTFKIHYKLFSEEELKNLEPVVRY
- a CDS encoding NADH:flavin oxidoreductase/NADH oxidase codes for the protein MLFKTLPLKNISLSNRIVVSPMCQYSAEDGYANNWHLVHLGQYAIGKSGAIIQEATAVSPEGMISDGDLGIWKDEHIAKYREITDFIKEQGSIPGIQLAHAGRKASTDKPWISRNQFAPDDEHGWQTVSSSDIPYHENDFPPKALSIVEIQQVVKDFADAAERAVQAGYQILEIHAAHGYLIHQFLSPLINNRQDEYGGSFENRIRLLLEIVEAVKNTLGDEHSLWVRISATDWAEGGWDLEQSTALANRLKDAGVEVIDVSTGGAVHWQKIPVEAGYQVPFASHIKKETGLITGSVGLINSAQQANQIIEDGHADFVLIARAFLRDPHLVYQWAKDLSVDLAWAHQYERAKID
- a CDS encoding acyl-CoA thioesterase, with product MTVQERIDASETRIAMTVFPFHTNHHDTLFGGKALAMMDEVTFMCGTRFCRKQLVTVSTDKIDFHKAIPSGSIVEAVARVESIGRTSLKVFVEIYVENMYHDGRELAIQGRFTFVALDDNKKPIPVLEGLDVKD